A region of the Haematobia irritans isolate KBUSLIRL chromosome 5, ASM5000362v1, whole genome shotgun sequence genome:
cagtttttgCTGTCTCTGTTTCACCCTGGTATTTTTTCGATAACTCTGTTATCGAAAGTTATCGTCGTCGCTATCTTCACGCAGGTTCCATGTAGCCCTTAAAGAAAACAAGCAAAATTTAACTATGTTTTGATAAAACAGAATTGCAGAATAGGAGGAAAGTGCCGTTGATTCAAGACAATTGAAATTTAACGTATAGGAAGGAGTGACAGTAGTTTTAAGATGTTACGTTTACTCTTGCACAATTGTTGCCGTGATAACAGGTGAGTCAAAAAACACTGGGAAAGTGAGTTATCCACAGCTGTTCAATGACTATTGTCGTTATGTCACAAGTATTTACGAGATATTCTTATTCGCAGCCGTCAATTATTGCAGCAAAtcccaaaatttcatgtcaacACATCCCTGACGAAGAAAGGATTTAAAGATGTTTCACAGTGGAAGAATTTCCATAGCAATATCCGGGCAGAGCTGAGAGCTGGTCAAAAGACGTCCCcaaaaacagcaaaaaatgCGGCCAAGATGAAGATCTTGCTAATTGGTGGTGGCGGCGTTTCCTTGGGTGTATTAACGCGCTGTCTGATACAAAGATTCCAAACTGTTCAATGTGAGGCTCAAGGAAATCGTTTAGCTGGAGTTATTCAGCGTACGCTTAAACAAGAAGACAGTAAATTCGATTGGAAACGTTTTTGGTCTTATCTCGAACCTCATCTGTGGGAGTTTTTGGGGGCTATCGCGGTATGTTACTGGTAACCTTACTTCCGgcaagtaagaaaaaaaatcgattagacCGATATCGcactttttctaaaattcaaTCTTATCTGGCTAATTGCCCGAGTTTTTTTATGCCAACACCCATATTCCATTATCTTCGTCGACTTTCCCACAAACTGATTATAAAATTATCTCTCATTAATTTATTTCGTTTCAGGCAGCCCTCGTTGTTGCTTACATTAATATAAGAATTCCAAATCTATTGGGAGATTTAATTAACATATTGGCTCGTTATGCTAATACATACGTTAAAGATCCGTTAAACAATTCCTTCTTCAAGGATGTGAGTAGACCGGCATCAAATTTACTGAGCCTCTATGTCATGCAGTCGGGATTTACGTTCCTTTACATCTACCTCTTGAGTCGCATCGGTGAACAAATGGCCGCGAAATTACGACAAGATCTCTTCAGGCAGATAATTATACAGGATATTGAGTTCTTCGATAAAAATCGTACTGGAGAACTGGTCAATCGATTGACTGCCGATGTGCATGATTTTAAGGCATCGTTCAAGCAGTTTGTATCACAAGGTCTGAGAAGTGTTGCTCAGCTCCTTGGCGGGGCGGTttcgttgtttttgatttcgccACACATGGCCGCCATTGCGCTAGCATCGGTGCCAGCAGTAGTGACATTTATGAcatatttgggtaaaaaattacgaattttaagtaaaaactcGCAAGCTCAGTCAGAGCGGGCCACATCGGTTTGCGAGGAGGCATTGTCAAATGTTCGAACCGTGCGTTCCAGTGCATGTGAATATCGTGAAGTGGAGCTCTTCGAACAAGAGACCAATGAGGCCGCCCGTTTATCTCAGGAATTAGGATATGGCATTGCTGTATTTCAAGGACTAACGAATTTCTTTCTCAACGGATTGGTCTTATCAACCCTCTTCATGGGCGGCCATCTAATGTCAATGGAAAGTTTAACGCCCGGATCATTAATGGCTTTCCTCGTAGCCGCACAAGGAGTTCAACGTTCATTGGCGCAAGGTTCAGTGCTATTGGGAACAATGATAAGAGGTATGACTGCTGGATCACGTGTATTTGAGGTAAATTTCattctttaaaaattgtgtcttGTTCTTACAACCGACCCCTATTTTAGTACTTACAACTTGAACCAAAAATTGAACTCATGAGAGGCTATGAGATACCTTCACAACGATTAAATGGCGAAATTCGATtcgaaaatgtttcatttgcATATCCCACTAGACCCGATCATGTAAGTATTGCGTCAATTTCAACGAAAAATACACATCTGAATGACTCATTCCCTTTTTATAACTGCAGATTGTTCTGAAGGactttagtttggttttaagGCCTGGTGAAACTGTTGCATTAGTTGGTGCTAGTGGTTCCGGAAAATCAACTATCGCTGCGCTAGTTGAACGTTTCTACGAACCCTCTTCTGGAACAATTAAAATCGACGGTTACAAACTCGAAGATATTTCCCCCCATTGGCTGAGAGGGAATGTTCTGGGCTTTATAGAACAACAACCTGTTTTGTTTGCCACTaccattttagaaaatatacGCTATGGTCGCCCAGGGGCCAAAGAAGAAGATGTCTACGAGGCTGCAAAATTATCACAATCACACGATTTTGTTTCCGCACTGCCAGATGGATACAAAACTAATGTGGGTGAAAGAGGCACACAGCTAAGTGGTGGTCAAAGGCAACGCATAGCTATTGCTAGGGCGCTTTTGAAAAATCCCAAAGTTTTAATACTTGATGAGGCAACCAGCGCATTAGATGCTACAAGTGAAGCTGAAGTTCAAAAGGCTCTGGACACGGCTGTATTGAACCGTACTACATTGGTAATAGCCCATCGTTTGTCCACCATACGTAATGCCGATTTGATAGTGGTCTTAGATAAAGGACGTATAGTAGAGGTAAGGATATCGGCTCTGTAGTCATAGGTCACTCAATGTAAAGTGGCCCATAATCATTTGTATTGGGGCCATATTTCGCAGAgccaaaaatgttattatgATTTCGATGATAATGTACCCATATCTTCTTACTTTACAGTCTGGAAAACACCATGAACTAATGGCTAAGCGTGGACTTTATTATGATTTAGTACGTCAACAAGAGAGAAATGGCCCAAATGAAGACTCTGCTGCTTTTATTCCATCGAAACAAGATGAGAACTCAACACATGACAGTAGTAAAAATGATAGTCAACAGCAGCGACCCTATATGGCACAGGGTTAAATAACTGACAATATTATCCTTAAAATAAGctcctttaaaattttttggactgGCATGTTATATTCCATCACATGATGTTTCATTCTGTTGACCTTACATTCTAAATTACATTGAACAAATATAgggatttcatgtaaatttattgACTATTACCACAAAATTATTCCTTTCACTACGATGGGTGCTTTGGCGCCACAGAGCAATGACTTACAGGCGATGTTTGAaagatatagaaaaataattcaaagtataattttatatcaaatttattGAACGGCTTCCATAGCTGTCACGGTATATAGAGTTATGTTGGATGCAGGTATTGTAATTAATTTGCCagacagtttatttttttttattatttttggttattttcCTTTATGTATTTTGTAGaaagaaataatgaataaatTGTTGCCTGATCgttaagtaataaaatgttatattttcaaatatggAATATTATAGGATATAACTAcgctcattagcgtagctagacaattttcttaggaGGTCTTAGCCCCACCTAGAAAAATAtaatagactgaagttataggttcaattaatattttattttataaaaataaaaaaatcagacttcaaaataactagacaattaatttataaaaaaagcaaCTCAAAGTAGTTAACACttttccccagcaaaaaatttgggtgTTGctctaaaagcacttccaaaaatgtccccacaaagaagttaattattttaactacgcaggaagtcgttttaataaaattttttaaaactcgtttttttcgtatttttaatgggtaaataaaatggtacaaatttttccaattttaccgcaaaaatgctaaatccattctagaaaattttaatattttaataatttttgaaaatattccaggtcaaatgtttcagacaagcgttataatgcattaaaaatcataaattttattcggaaaaatatcacaaaattttttaattcactttataataaagaaactaatTTACAACTTAGAAGACAATATtaagaaatataattatatattgccatcggcaatttcaaattctggggggagctaaaatttttctggggggtctaagccccctccccagaggccttcctacgcttatgaccaAGTTGTTTCATAAAAGAAATCAATCGTCATTGAACCgtgaaacttaaaaaaaaaaattctattaatcGGAATTTGTAGTTTGAGCGTGGTCGTAATAGGTACGAGTGCGGTGTTAAAACAAACCATCATGCATCTACGGGGCTGCCAACTCCATGACCCAATAGACGGATTTCTACAGAACTTACCAAAGACCAAGATTTGGGTCCTAATAGTCGACATACAAATGGTTCGACGGAATGCGGTACGTCCTTGGCTAGTCGAGCCTTATTaactcaaccgtcgaacggaacggacgtgtttttttaatagcggataaaatcatcgtaataagtacctactacgaatttcaagtgtggtgggatattaggccaccatgcagagaaattcaaagacatccactgggttgctaacttcagggcccagtggacgggtatcgactgaagttataaatttgggcaatgaccaagagttaggcccaattagtcgacctgtagacggatcgacaggtggcgacaatttgacaagtcggaccttttccaaggtaacggcatcaaaaggaggtaatccctcacgaaagagattcaaagaacgcagaaatgctttgtttatcctaaagaaattaggatcagtcgacccaagcacgttgtcggctaaacaaagcgattccttaaaatgggctcaaggaattcttgaggctggaaaaagggaacgatcaccggatgagctgccatcctccaaaagggatcaacaatcgtttgcctcagttgctaaagacagccttgtgatggctatcataaataatggagcattggacggtatggttccaaagcaaaaatggggggagattgagaatgctttgtctggcgtctactcacaggtgctggaaaagtttcccggcccagatcctcgacaccaagaggctggttggtatcaaggacgatttaagctagtcgcatttgaggaccagaggtctatagaatgttttaaagctgctctgatactaattggtgaagtttgggaaggagctgctctagagttagtcgagaagaaagacataccggctagaccaagagcacatgcgtggatacctgcaaaccctcctgaccctgaatctattttaaatagactgaaacaatgcaatccagatcttccaacagctgattggaaggttggccgtttggatgaagtggatgggccaagacggcatgcagtgtttatattgaacactcagtctttgccacatctagcaaagtcccagggccgtgtatgttatggctttcattatatccaaatgaaggtgtataaaaacgatcagctaaaggattcagaaatggacaagcctctgtctgaatcagaagtaagcggatcctcttgcgaagtcgagggggataccaagacatttgaagacatggatagataccgtatgcgtgaggaggcttctactgcctcagaactcaccaaagttgaacctatggttattgcgagagtcaccgatatctctgaagaggacattcttgatgactcgattgaagcggctgatgtgacggttgttgaaaatctcgatggtcctacggatcctccagataaatcttcatcattgtaaggctgcatgtgctgccttaaaagttctcctgatgaaaggggacgtagatatagttcttattcaagaaccatatgtttacaaaaacaaaatatgtgaattaagtactccggggttcaaactattgcagtatactggtaatgatgtaaatcgagcctgtataattgctaaaaacgagctcaatttgtttctgcttccctcaatgtgcaatacagacactgtcgttgcaagtttagaaatagccaaatgcaaatattgggtatcttcggtctacatgggacatgacagggagatgcctccatatgccgttaagaccttagtggaggagtcactgaaaacaaagacgaaactcattatgggatgcgatgcgactgcacatcatagtatatggggaagtagtgatactaatgcaaggggagagtcgctaatagagtttattttgcgtactaatctggtagtttgcaacaagggagatgtcccaacctttgtcactaaaaacaggcaagaggttttggacatcaccttggcctcgcaagaactaaatgaaatgatatctgagtggcaggttttaagtgaacacagcttctcagatcatcgctacatcagtttcacatttgatgttcatatcaccaagatcatatttccgccaaatgttaggaaagctgactggaataggtatagggaatcgttcaatatgatgataccggaaataacagagacaaatatgagaaatgtgcaagatatcgaacacgcagtggagcggattactaaggccttcaacatctcactgaaagctgcatgccctagaggaaagccaagggggaaacatcgaccactatggtggtctacggaattaagtaatatg
Encoded here:
- the LOC142237785 gene encoding mitochondrial potassium channel ATP-binding subunit, which encodes MLRLLLHNCCRDNSRQLLQQIPKFHVNTSLTKKGFKDVSQWKNFHSNIRAELRAGQKTSPKTAKNAAKMKILLIGGGGVSLGVLTRCLIQRFQTVQCEAQGNRLAGVIQRTLKQEDSKFDWKRFWSYLEPHLWEFLGAIAAALVVAYINIRIPNLLGDLINILARYANTYVKDPLNNSFFKDVSRPASNLLSLYVMQSGFTFLYIYLLSRIGEQMAAKLRQDLFRQIIIQDIEFFDKNRTGELVNRLTADVHDFKASFKQFVSQGLRSVAQLLGGAVSLFLISPHMAAIALASVPAVVTFMTYLGKKLRILSKNSQAQSERATSVCEEALSNVRTVRSSACEYREVELFEQETNEAARLSQELGYGIAVFQGLTNFFLNGLVLSTLFMGGHLMSMESLTPGSLMAFLVAAQGVQRSLAQGSVLLGTMIRGMTAGSRVFEYLQLEPKIELMRGYEIPSQRLNGEIRFENVSFAYPTRPDHIVLKDFSLVLRPGETVALVGASGSGKSTIAALVERFYEPSSGTIKIDGYKLEDISPHWLRGNVLGFIEQQPVLFATTILENIRYGRPGAKEEDVYEAAKLSQSHDFVSALPDGYKTNVGERGTQLSGGQRQRIAIARALLKNPKVLILDEATSALDATSEAEVQKALDTAVLNRTTLVIAHRLSTIRNADLIVVLDKGRIVESGKHHELMAKRGLYYDLVRQQERNGPNEDSAAFIPSKQDENSTHDSSKNDSQQQRPYMAQG